One segment of Agrococcus sp. ProA11 DNA contains the following:
- a CDS encoding helix-turn-helix domain-containing protein yields MVDAAVLGHRIRHFRTAADLTLDALGERIGLAGSQLSLIENGHREPKLSHLQAIADVLDVSTSQLLDPEPPTERSRLELDLARLQEGASYQRLGLPAVRPTRSMSEETLRALVGLHRELDRRAREAIATPEQARRDATELRHAMRAADNTLPELDELAEEQLRAVGYEGGSLTHRTVSEIAARLGFELVYVTDLPHSTRSVTDLETGRIYLPPASIPGGHGLRSMALQAIAHRLLGHREPHDYREFLRQRLEINYFAAATLMPRTRSIEYLRRAKRERNLAVEDFRDAFGVTHESAAMRFSNLATRDLDLKVHFLRVQEDGALSRVYENDGLPIPVDASGHAEGQLVCRKFAARSAFERTSRTTEFYQYTDTPGGTFWCSTQIGSGADGEFSISFGVPFDDAKYFRGAQTAFRQRSECPDERCCARPDDALAGRWRHKSWASARMHQHTLAPLPSGTFPGVDDAELYEFLERHAPEL; encoded by the coding sequence ATGGTCGACGCAGCAGTTCTCGGGCACCGCATCCGGCATTTCCGCACGGCAGCGGATCTCACCCTCGATGCGCTCGGCGAGCGCATCGGCCTCGCCGGCAGCCAGCTCTCGCTGATCGAGAACGGGCATCGCGAGCCGAAGCTCAGTCACCTGCAGGCGATCGCCGATGTGCTGGACGTCTCCACGTCGCAGCTGCTCGACCCCGAGCCGCCGACGGAGCGCTCGCGGTTGGAGCTCGACCTCGCTCGGCTGCAGGAGGGTGCGAGCTATCAGCGCCTGGGGCTGCCAGCGGTGCGGCCGACGCGCTCCATGAGCGAGGAGACGCTGCGCGCCCTGGTGGGCCTGCATCGGGAGCTGGATCGCCGCGCGCGCGAGGCGATCGCGACACCCGAGCAGGCCCGCAGGGATGCCACGGAACTGCGCCATGCGATGCGGGCTGCCGACAACACGCTGCCGGAGCTCGACGAGCTGGCCGAGGAGCAGCTGCGCGCGGTCGGCTACGAGGGCGGCAGCCTGACGCACCGCACCGTGAGCGAGATCGCGGCGCGGCTCGGCTTCGAGCTCGTCTACGTCACCGATCTGCCGCACTCGACGCGCTCGGTGACCGACCTCGAGACCGGCCGCATCTACCTGCCGCCGGCCTCCATCCCCGGCGGGCACGGCCTGCGCTCGATGGCGCTGCAGGCGATCGCGCACCGCCTCCTCGGGCACCGAGAGCCACACGACTACCGAGAGTTCCTGCGCCAGCGCCTCGAGATCAACTACTTCGCCGCGGCCACGCTCATGCCGCGGACGCGCTCGATCGAGTACCTGCGGCGCGCCAAGCGGGAGCGCAACCTCGCGGTCGAGGACTTCCGCGATGCGTTCGGCGTGACCCACGAATCGGCCGCCATGCGCTTCAGCAACCTCGCGACGCGCGACCTGGATCTCAAGGTCCACTTCCTGCGGGTGCAGGAGGACGGGGCGCTCTCCCGGGTCTACGAGAACGACGGCCTGCCGATCCCGGTGGACGCATCCGGCCATGCCGAGGGCCAGCTGGTGTGCCGCAAGTTCGCGGCCCGCAGCGCATTCGAGCGCACCTCGCGCACGACGGAGTTCTACCAGTACACCGACACCCCTGGCGGCACCTTCTGGTGCTCGACGCAGATCGGGTCGGGCGCCGACGGCGAGTTCTCCATCTCCTTCGGCGTGCCCTTCGACGACGCGAAGTACTTCCGCGGTGCGCAGACCGCGTTCCGCCAGCGCTCCGAATGCCCCGATGAGCGCTGCTGCGCCCGACCGGACGACGCGCTCGCGGGCCGCTGGCGGCACAAGTCCTGGGCATCGGCACGCATGCACCAGCACACGCTCGCGCCGCTGCCGAGCGGCACGTTCCCCGGCGTCGACGACGCGGAGCTCTACGAGTTCCTCGAGCGCCACGCACCGGAGCTCTGA
- a CDS encoding heavy metal translocating P-type ATPase translates to MTCSSCANRIERKLSKLTGAEASVNYATEVARVTLPDGVTIADAIRTVEQTGYTAAVPELEAAGDRDASGTSLTTRLTASAILGAPVLLLSMVPLLQFPGWQWVALALTLPVATWGAWPFHRAAAVNLRHGAATMDTLVSLGVIAALGWSLWALILGDAGRIGMHMEMRWFGSHGDELYLEVAAIVTVFLLAGRTIEHRTKRSSQQAMRSLARLGAKEASVIRDGLETRIPVGDLVVGDRFRVVPGEKVAADGVVVEGASAIDASLLTGESLPVEVTPGSEVVGATINGHGMLVVEATRVGADTELSRIAALLERAQDGKADVQRIADRVSQFFVPTVLVLSLLSLIGWLVLTGDVTAAFTAAVATLIIACPCALGLATPTALLAGTTRGAELGILIRDARVLESSRGITTMLVDKTGTVTEGRMSVESVTAATGEDADEALRSAAAVERASEHPIARAIVAAAGETRVATDVRAAQGAGVVGMVDGRAVQVGKPAWLADDWGVTMPPELAAAFEAAEAKGATALAIAWDGTMRAVVAVRDTVKPSSRAAVERLAGLGIDVMLLTGDHERAARAVADEVGIERVLAGVSPAQKVDAVRAEQAGGAKVAMAGDGVNDAAALAAADLGLAMGTGTDAAQQAADITLVHGDLAGAADAVALARRTLRTIRGNLFWAFAYNVLAIPLAMAGLLNPLIAGAAMAFSSVFVVLHSLTLRRFRPTA, encoded by the coding sequence ATGACCTGCAGCTCGTGCGCGAACCGCATTGAGCGCAAGCTGAGCAAGCTGACCGGCGCCGAGGCGAGCGTCAACTACGCCACCGAGGTCGCCCGCGTCACGCTGCCCGACGGTGTGACGATCGCGGATGCGATCCGCACCGTCGAGCAGACCGGCTACACCGCCGCGGTGCCCGAGCTCGAAGCCGCCGGCGATCGCGACGCCAGCGGCACGAGCCTCACGACGCGCCTCACCGCATCCGCGATCCTGGGCGCGCCGGTGCTGCTGCTCTCGATGGTGCCGCTGCTGCAGTTCCCCGGCTGGCAGTGGGTGGCGCTGGCGCTCACGCTGCCGGTGGCCACGTGGGGCGCCTGGCCGTTCCACCGCGCTGCCGCCGTCAACCTGCGCCACGGCGCGGCGACCATGGACACGCTCGTCTCGCTCGGTGTGATCGCAGCGCTCGGATGGTCGCTGTGGGCGCTGATCCTCGGCGACGCCGGGCGCATCGGCATGCACATGGAGATGCGCTGGTTCGGCAGCCACGGCGACGAGCTCTACCTCGAGGTCGCGGCGATCGTCACCGTCTTCCTGCTCGCGGGCCGCACCATCGAGCACCGCACCAAGCGCTCGAGCCAGCAGGCGATGCGCTCGCTCGCGCGGCTGGGCGCCAAGGAGGCGAGCGTGATCCGCGATGGGCTCGAGACGCGCATCCCGGTCGGCGACCTCGTGGTCGGCGACCGCTTCCGCGTCGTGCCGGGCGAGAAGGTCGCGGCAGACGGCGTGGTCGTCGAGGGCGCGTCGGCGATCGATGCATCGCTGCTGACCGGTGAATCGCTGCCCGTGGAGGTCACCCCGGGCAGCGAGGTCGTCGGGGCCACGATCAACGGCCACGGCATGCTCGTGGTGGAGGCGACCCGCGTCGGCGCCGACACCGAGCTCAGCCGCATCGCCGCGCTGCTCGAGCGCGCGCAGGACGGCAAGGCCGACGTGCAGCGCATCGCCGATCGCGTCTCGCAGTTCTTCGTGCCGACCGTGCTGGTGCTCTCGCTGCTGTCGCTCATCGGCTGGCTCGTGCTCACCGGCGACGTGACCGCGGCGTTCACCGCCGCCGTCGCGACGCTCATCATCGCCTGCCCGTGCGCGCTGGGCCTCGCGACCCCGACCGCGCTGCTGGCCGGCACGACGCGCGGGGCCGAGCTCGGCATCCTCATCCGCGACGCGCGCGTGCTCGAGTCGAGCCGCGGCATCACCACGATGCTGGTCGACAAGACCGGCACCGTCACCGAGGGCCGGATGAGCGTGGAGAGCGTCACCGCCGCGACCGGTGAGGATGCCGACGAGGCACTCCGCAGCGCGGCCGCCGTCGAGCGAGCGAGCGAGCACCCGATCGCGCGCGCAATCGTGGCGGCGGCGGGCGAGACACGGGTCGCGACCGACGTGCGCGCCGCGCAGGGCGCCGGCGTCGTGGGCATGGTCGACGGGCGCGCCGTGCAGGTGGGCAAGCCGGCATGGCTCGCCGACGACTGGGGCGTCACGATGCCGCCCGAGCTCGCCGCAGCGTTCGAGGCCGCCGAGGCGAAGGGCGCGACCGCGCTCGCGATCGCGTGGGATGGCACCATGCGCGCCGTCGTCGCGGTGCGTGACACGGTCAAGCCCTCCAGTCGCGCGGCCGTCGAGCGGCTCGCGGGGCTCGGCATCGACGTGATGCTGCTGACCGGCGACCACGAGCGGGCCGCCCGCGCCGTCGCCGACGAGGTCGGCATCGAGCGCGTCCTCGCCGGGGTCTCCCCCGCCCAGAAGGTCGACGCCGTGCGTGCCGAGCAGGCCGGCGGCGCGAAGGTCGCCATGGCGGGCGACGGCGTGAACGATGCCGCCGCGCTCGCTGCCGCCGATCTCGGCCTCGCCATGGGCACCGGCACCGACGCGGCGCAGCAGGCCGCCGACATCACGCTCGTGCACGGCGACCTCGCGGGCGCCGCCGACGCGGTCGCGCTCGCACGCCGCACGCTGCGCACGATCCGCGGCAACCTCTTCTGGGCCTTCGCCTACAACGTGCTGGCGATCCCGCTCGCGATGGCCGGACTGCTCAACCCGCTGATCGCCGGCGCCGCCATGGCGTTCTCGAGCGTCTTTGTCGTGCTGCACTCGCTGACGCTGCGCCGCTTCCGGCCGACGGCCTGA
- a CDS encoding arsenate reductase ArsC: MTGTENAADAPEQVLRRGAAQLAAQHPAMDERSVERIVFDSHASLARAARSHAHLPPLALRFAADRLRAIERGERRDDDGPLRILVESIRNDGISQMAAAYLNELGEGRVEALSAAINPAVEVLRTVADVMEEDGVPLTEQYPKPATEDVARAADVIVTMLIRHPFDAVEGQRIEAWDFDDPAGLGTDSVRRIRDRVRRQVQEFLDELDG, from the coding sequence ATGACGGGGACCGAGAATGCTGCGGATGCGCCAGAGCAGGTCCTCCGCCGCGGCGCCGCGCAGCTGGCGGCGCAGCACCCGGCGATGGACGAGCGCTCCGTGGAGCGCATCGTGTTCGACTCGCACGCATCCCTCGCTCGGGCAGCGCGCTCCCACGCGCATCTGCCGCCGCTCGCGCTTCGGTTCGCCGCCGACCGGCTGCGGGCGATCGAGCGCGGCGAGCGGCGCGACGACGACGGGCCGCTGCGGATCCTGGTGGAGTCGATCCGCAACGACGGCATCTCGCAGATGGCCGCCGCCTATCTGAACGAGCTCGGCGAGGGCCGGGTCGAGGCGCTCTCGGCGGCGATCAATCCGGCGGTCGAGGTGCTCCGGACCGTCGCTGACGTCATGGAGGAAGACGGGGTGCCGCTCACCGAGCAGTACCCGAAGCCCGCGACCGAGGACGTCGCTCGTGCCGCCGACGTCATCGTCACCATGCTCATCCGTCACCCCTTCGACGCGGTCGAGGGCCAGCGGATCGAAGCCTGGGACTTCGACGACCCCGCGGGTCTCGGCACCGACTCGGTGCGGCGCATCCGTGATCGCGTGCGCCGGCAGGTGCAGGAGTTCCTGGACGAGCTCGACGGCTGA